Proteins found in one Mesotoga sp. Brook.08.105.5.1 genomic segment:
- a CDS encoding class I SAM-dependent methyltransferase → MIDERKAVNCLICGSKTERIVHRKFGVGYNCCDNCGFISKHEADRISPEDELKIYRRHNNSIDDPRYVAYFRDFIDTAVTDFLSEGRRGLDFGSGPTPVLAKILERDYGFNMEIYDYYFSPEKVFLGKKYNLITSTEVFEHLDEPIAYFKMLSDCLEDDGVLSVMTLFHPEDRQEFIEWYYMRDMSHISFYTLDTMKRVSEIVGLNIVFTDNRRYTSFKLNR, encoded by the coding sequence TTGATTGATGAAAGGAAGGCTGTTAACTGCCTAATATGCGGCTCGAAAACCGAAAGAATTGTTCACCGCAAATTCGGGGTGGGTTACAATTGCTGTGATAACTGCGGTTTCATCTCGAAACACGAGGCAGATCGGATCTCTCCGGAAGATGAATTAAAGATCTATAGAAGACACAACAACAGCATTGACGATCCGAGATACGTTGCCTATTTCAGAGACTTCATCGATACCGCAGTCACCGATTTTCTATCTGAAGGAAGAAGAGGGCTTGATTTTGGGAGTGGTCCGACACCGGTTCTTGCAAAGATACTTGAAAGGGATTATGGATTCAATATGGAGATATACGATTACTACTTCTCGCCAGAGAAGGTCTTTCTGGGGAAAAAGTACAACCTCATAACCTCAACAGAAGTCTTTGAACACCTAGATGAACCCATTGCGTATTTCAAAATGCTTTCCGACTGTCTAGAAGATGATGGAGTTCTATCAGTGATGACGCTCTTCCATCCTGAGGACAGACAGGAATTCATAGAATGGTACTACATGAGGGATATGAGTCACATATCTTTCTATACCTTAGATACAATGAAGAGAGTTTCTGAGATTGTCGGTCTCAACATAGTGTTTACCGATAACAGACGATACACCTCGTTCAAGTTAAACAGATAA